Proteins encoded by one window of Enterobacter hormaechei subsp. xiangfangensis:
- the cor gene encoding phage exclusion lipoprotein Cor, translated as MKNMILCLAVAVLLSGCAGVIEKQQPVCTGTALVGGQESSVQIYGVRKQNNQTQYRAGYPFNWSWVSANTFTSTTCH; from the coding sequence ATGAAAAATATGATTCTTTGCCTGGCGGTAGCGGTATTGCTCTCCGGTTGCGCTGGCGTTATTGAGAAGCAGCAACCCGTATGCACCGGAACAGCCCTGGTCGGCGGACAGGAAAGCAGCGTCCAGATCTACGGAGTCCGTAAACAAAACAATCAGACGCAGTACCGCGCCGGTTATCCCTTTAACTGGTCATGGGTGAGCGCCAACACGTTCACCAGCACCACCTGCCACTAA
- a CDS encoding MipA/OmpV family protein: MTKLKLLALGILAATAASTVQAESQWTVGAGAGVINSPYKQYDRDVYPVPVVTYEGDNFWFRGLGGGYYLWNDTADKLSIMAYYDPTHFKPGDSDSNALRQLDKRRSSLMAGLSYVHNTEYGFLRTALAGDTLDNSNGFIWDLAWLYRYTNGAVTLTPGIGVQYSSENYNDYYYGVSKAESRRSGLNSYSADDGWDPYLELTASYNFLGDWNVYGTGRYIRLSDEVKDSPMVDKSWSGIFSVGVTYKF; encoded by the coding sequence GTGACCAAACTCAAACTTCTGGCATTGGGCATCCTTGCCGCTACCGCAGCGAGCACCGTACAGGCTGAGAGCCAGTGGACTGTTGGCGCGGGTGCTGGCGTGATTAACAGCCCGTACAAGCAGTATGACCGCGACGTTTATCCTGTCCCCGTTGTCACCTATGAAGGCGATAACTTCTGGTTCCGTGGGTTGGGCGGCGGCTACTATCTGTGGAACGATACGGCCGATAAGCTCTCCATCATGGCCTATTACGACCCAACGCACTTTAAACCAGGCGACAGCGACAGCAATGCGCTTCGTCAACTGGACAAACGCAGAAGCTCACTGATGGCGGGGCTTTCTTACGTCCATAATACCGAGTATGGCTTCCTGCGCACTGCGCTGGCGGGCGATACCCTGGACAACAGCAACGGCTTCATCTGGGATCTGGCGTGGCTTTACCGCTATACCAACGGCGCAGTGACGCTGACGCCGGGTATCGGTGTGCAGTACAGCAGCGAAAATTACAACGACTACTACTATGGCGTGTCTAAAGCGGAGTCTCGCCGCAGTGGTTTGAATAGCTACAGCGCGGATGATGGCTGGGACCCGTACCTGGAACTCACCGCATCGTATAACTTCCTCGGTGACTGGAATGTGTACGGTACTGGCCGTTACATTCGTCTGAGCGATGAAGTGAAAGACAGCCCGATGGTCGACAAGTCCTGGTCTGGCATCTTCTCTGTAGGTGTGACCTACAAGTTCTGA
- a CDS encoding YeaH/YhbH family protein has protein sequence MTWFIDRRLNGKNKSTVNRQRFLRRYKAQIKQSISEAINKRSVTDVDSGESVSIPNDDISEPMFHQGRGGLRHRVHPGNDHFVQNDRIERPQGGGGGSGSGQGQASQDGEGQDEFVFQISKDEYLDLLFEDLALPNLRKNQHRQLNEYKTHRAGYTANGVPANISVVRSLQNSLARRTAMTAGKRRELRELETSLKVVENTEPAQLLEEERLRKEIAELRAKIDRVPFIDTFDLRYKNYEKRPEPSSQAVMFCLMDVSGSMDQATKDMAKRFYILLYLFLSRTYKNVEVVYIRHHTQAKEVDEHEFFYSQETGGTIVSSALKLMDEVVKERYDPAQWNIYAAQASDGDNWADDSPLCHEILAKKILPVVRYYSYIEITRRAHQTLWREYEHLQAMFDNFAMQHIRDQDDIYPVFRELFQKQSSTTSN, from the coding sequence ATGACCTGGTTTATTGACCGGCGTCTTAACGGCAAAAACAAGAGCACGGTGAATCGCCAGCGCTTCTTGCGCCGTTATAAAGCGCAAATTAAACAGTCGATCTCCGAGGCCATCAACAAACGCTCGGTGACCGACGTCGACAGCGGCGAATCCGTCTCCATCCCCAACGATGACATCAGCGAACCGATGTTTCATCAGGGGCGTGGCGGCCTTCGCCATCGTGTACACCCAGGTAATGACCACTTCGTCCAGAATGACAGAATCGAGCGACCCCAGGGCGGAGGCGGCGGTTCTGGCAGCGGTCAGGGGCAAGCCAGCCAGGACGGAGAAGGCCAGGATGAGTTTGTCTTCCAGATTTCAAAAGACGAATATCTCGATCTGCTGTTTGAGGATCTGGCCCTGCCGAATCTGAGAAAGAATCAGCACCGTCAGCTCAACGAATACAAAACCCATCGTGCGGGCTATACCGCAAATGGGGTGCCCGCCAACATCAGCGTGGTGCGTTCACTGCAAAACTCGCTGGCGCGACGCACGGCGATGACGGCAGGCAAACGGCGCGAACTGCGCGAGCTGGAAACCAGCCTGAAAGTAGTGGAAAACACGGAACCGGCGCAACTGCTGGAAGAGGAGCGCCTGCGAAAAGAGATTGCCGAACTGCGGGCGAAGATCGACCGGGTGCCGTTTATCGACACGTTCGACCTGCGCTACAAGAACTACGAAAAACGCCCTGAGCCTTCCAGCCAGGCGGTGATGTTCTGCCTGATGGACGTGTCAGGTTCAATGGATCAGGCCACCAAGGATATGGCTAAGCGTTTTTATATTCTGCTCTATCTGTTCCTGAGCAGAACGTATAAGAACGTGGAGGTGGTCTACATCCGCCATCACACTCAGGCGAAAGAGGTGGATGAACATGAGTTCTTCTACTCGCAGGAGACCGGTGGCACCATCGTGTCGAGCGCCCTGAAGCTGATGGATGAGGTAGTGAAGGAGCGCTACGATCCGGCGCAGTGGAACATCTACGCCGCGCAGGCATCGGATGGCGATAACTGGGCGGATGACTCGCCGCTGTGTCATGAAATTCTGGCGAAGAAGATCCTGCCGGTGGTGCGTTACTACAGCTACATTGAAATTACCCGTCGCGCCCACCAGACGCTATGGCGTGAGTATGAGCATCTGCAAGCGATGTTTGATAACTTTGCGATGCAGCACATTCGTGACCAGGATGACATCTATCCGGTCTTCCGGGAACTGTTCCAGAAGCAGAGTTCGACAACCTCCAATTAA
- the yeaG gene encoding protein kinase YeaG — translation MNIFDHYRQRYEAAKDEEFTLQEFLTICRQDRSAYANAAERLLMAIGEPNMVDTALEPRLSRLFSNRVVARYPAFEEFYGMEDAIEQIVSYLKHAAQGLEEKKQILYLLGPVGGGKSSLAERLKALMQRVPIYVLSANGERSPVNDHPLCLFNPQEDAQILEKEFGIPHRYLGTIMSPWAAKRLHEFGGDITKFRVVKVWPSILEQIAIAKTEPGDENNQDISALVGKVDIRKLEHHAQNDPDAYGYSGALCRANQGIMEFVEMFKAPIKVLHPLLTATQEGNYNGTEGISALPFNGIILAHSNESEWVTFRNNKNNEAFLDRVYIVKVPYCLRISEEIKIYEKLLNHSELVHAPCAPGTLETLSRFSILSRLKEPENSSIYSKMRVYDGESLKDTDPKAKSYQEYRDYAGVDEGMNGLSTRFAFKILSRVFNFDHAEVAANPVHLFYVLEQQIEREQFPQEQAERYLEFLKGYLIPKYAEFIGKEIQTAYLESYSEYGQNIFDRYVTYADFWIQDQEYRDPDTGQLFDRESLNAELEKIEKPAGISNPKDFRNEIVNFVLRARAHNNGRNPNWTSYEKLRTVIEKKMFSNTEELLPVISFNAKTSTDEQKKHDDFVDRMMEKGYTRKQVRLLCEWYLRVRKSS, via the coding sequence ATGAATATATTCGATCACTATCGCCAGCGCTACGAAGCTGCCAAGGACGAAGAGTTCACACTGCAGGAGTTTCTTACCATTTGTCGGCAAGATCGCAGTGCCTATGCCAATGCGGCAGAACGGCTATTGATGGCTATTGGTGAGCCAAACATGGTTGATACTGCCCTAGAGCCACGGCTTTCCCGTCTCTTTTCGAATCGGGTGGTCGCCCGATACCCGGCGTTTGAAGAGTTCTATGGCATGGAAGATGCCATTGAGCAGATCGTCTCCTACCTGAAGCATGCCGCTCAGGGGCTGGAAGAGAAGAAGCAGATCCTTTACCTGCTGGGTCCTGTCGGTGGGGGTAAATCCTCCCTGGCTGAACGGCTGAAAGCGCTGATGCAGCGCGTGCCGATCTATGTGCTGAGCGCCAACGGCGAGCGCAGCCCGGTCAATGACCATCCGCTGTGCCTGTTTAATCCGCAAGAGGATGCGCAAATTCTGGAAAAAGAGTTTGGCATTCCGCATCGCTATCTCGGTACGATCATGTCGCCGTGGGCGGCAAAACGTCTGCACGAGTTTGGCGGGGACATCACCAAATTCCGCGTCGTGAAAGTGTGGCCGTCTATCCTCGAGCAGATCGCCATTGCCAAAACAGAACCCGGTGACGAGAACAACCAGGATATCTCGGCGCTGGTGGGTAAAGTCGATATCCGTAAGCTGGAGCATCACGCGCAAAACGACCCGGATGCCTACGGCTATTCCGGTGCGCTGTGCCGTGCCAACCAGGGGATTATGGAATTCGTCGAGATGTTTAAAGCACCGATCAAAGTGCTGCATCCGCTGCTGACCGCCACCCAGGAGGGGAACTACAACGGGACGGAAGGTATTTCCGCCCTGCCGTTTAACGGGATTATCCTTGCCCACTCTAACGAATCTGAATGGGTGACCTTCCGTAACAACAAAAACAATGAGGCGTTCCTTGACCGTGTGTACATCGTCAAAGTGCCTTATTGCCTGCGGATCTCCGAGGAGATCAAGATTTACGAAAAACTGCTCAACCACAGTGAGCTGGTCCATGCCCCTTGCGCACCGGGAACGCTGGAAACGCTGTCGCGCTTCTCGATCCTGTCGCGCCTGAAAGAGCCGGAAAACTCCAGCATCTACTCAAAAATGCGCGTGTATGACGGCGAAAGCCTGAAGGATACCGACCCGAAAGCGAAATCGTACCAGGAATACCGCGATTACGCCGGGGTCGACGAAGGGATGAACGGTCTGTCGACGCGTTTCGCGTTTAAGATCCTCTCCCGCGTCTTTAACTTCGACCACGCGGAGGTGGCCGCCAACCCGGTACATCTGTTCTACGTGCTGGAACAGCAAATTGAACGTGAACAGTTCCCACAGGAGCAGGCTGAACGCTACCTGGAGTTCCTGAAAGGCTACCTGATCCCGAAATACGCCGAGTTCATTGGCAAAGAGATCCAGACCGCCTATCTGGAATCCTATTCCGAATACGGCCAGAACATCTTCGACCGGTACGTCACTTACGCTGACTTCTGGATCCAGGATCAGGAGTATCGCGACCCGGATACCGGCCAGCTGTTTGACCGTGAATCCCTGAACGCGGAACTTGAAAAAATCGAGAAACCAGCCGGGATCAGCAACCCGAAAGACTTCCGAAACGAGATTGTGAACTTCGTGCTGCGCGCCAGAGCGCATAACAACGGCCGCAATCCGAACTGGACCAGCTACGAAAAACTGCGCACCGTTATAGAGAAGAAAATGTTCTCTAACACGGAAGAGCTGTTGCCGGTTATCTCGTTCAACGCCAAAACCTCAACCGACGAGCAGAAAAAGCACGACGATTTTGTCGACCGTATGATGGAAAAAGGCTATACGCGCAAACAGGTCCGCCTGCTTTGTGAATGGTATCTGCGCGTGCGTAAATCGTCTTAA